From a single Oncorhynchus nerka isolate Pitt River linkage group LG11, Oner_Uvic_2.0, whole genome shotgun sequence genomic region:
- the LOC115137660 gene encoding NLR family member X1-like, whose amino-acid sequence MHMGDTGARELAERLNKHTGLQELNVAYNNIGDNAALTLVYACSEHLSIHTLHLYLNPLSNVGKQSLYVREVPLEQGGTRRRVKVLASVTEFSDISEDWHPILSVTSKNASSWERELVWEQLQIFHRDLEWGQAAGAKLLGNDALPQGGERRQADPADATEEDPDRD is encoded by the exons ATGCACATGGGCGATACAGGGGCCCGCGAGCTTGCCGAGAGGCTCAACAAGCACACTGGCCTGCAGGAGCTCAACGTGGCCTACAACAACATCGGGGACAACGCTGCTCTGACCCTGGTGTACGCCTGCAGTGAGCACCTGAGCATCCACACTTTGCA CTTGTACCTGAATCCTCTCAGCAACGTGGGGAAACAGTCCCTGTACGTACGAGAAGTCCCACTGGAGCAGGGAGGTACGAGGCGGCGTGTGAAGGTGCTGGCCTCGGTCACCGAATTCTCAGACATCTCGGAGGACTGGCACCCCATCCTGAGCGTCACCAGTAAGAACGCCTCGTCCTGGGAGCGGGAACTCGTCTGGGAACAGCTGCAGATCTTCCACCGGGACCTGGAGTGGGGGCAGGCAGCAGGCGCCAAGCTTCTGGGAAACGATGCACTTCCGCAGGGTGGAGAACGGCGTCAGGCAGACCCTGCAGATGCTACTGAAGAAGATCCCGATAGGGACTGA
- the nherf4a gene encoding Na(+)/H(+) exchange regulatory cofactor NHE-RF3, whose translation MEFPRFTFNPKEGIDNPALIISDDPEPDPSPVPRLCQIKCKEGQSFGFHLRMERSCRGYVVRQVDPWSPAALSGLRDGDRVLEVNEEFVDNMEFSRVVQRIQACGLQLFLLVLKGEEYKEALAQGLDIQALTRAYRGETCSRPRLCHITRDPVLGLGISIIPIEGQKGQYMLSTVSEGPAKKAGVRSGDRLVWINGAMVSTLTHSAISKMVKKCSVHVTVLVIDRESEASYVRRKLPILPIMAGSHNLPHRPTTMHLVQGSDGYGFLLRQERLTSGGPIAHLLREVDVGSPAEEAGMQDGDLLLAVNGQPSESMEHEDIVRTVRKSGNRVSLTTMPIHGRDFYTQLGLSPLLFHEDSLPEGEGMRKTQSPCTEIQDGLSKNEHGSLPCPRLCVLEREESGFGFNLGCVQHEPGTFIGQVVVKGSGHRAGLWEGDVVVEVNGQNVENEYFEDVVMLIKKSESSLKLLVVERSGYERLKHNGLPITPGVILHSTQVLEKTNDAFL comes from the exons ATGGAATTTCCAAG ATTCACCTTCAATCCGAAAGAGGGGATCGACAATCCAGCCTTGATCATCTCAGACGACCCGG AGCCAGATCCCAGTCCGGTACCCCGCCTGTGCCAGATAAAGTGCAAAGAGGGCCAGAGTTTTGGCTTCCATCTGCGAATGGAAAGGAGCTGCCGGGGCTATGTTGTCCGCCAGGTGGATCCGTGGAGTCCTGCAGCGCTCAGTGGGCTCAGGGACGGGGACCGTGTGCTGGAGGTCAACGAGGAATTTGTCGACAACATGGAGTTCTCGAGG GTGGTGCAGAGAATCCAGGCATGTGGGCTGCAGCTGTTCCTGCTGGTTCTGAAGGGGGAGGAGTATAAGGAGGCGCTGGCCCAGGGACTGGACATCCAGGCTCTGACCAGGGCTTACCGAGGGGAGACATGTTCCCggcccaggctgtgtcacatcaCCAGAGACCCTGTCTTAGGTCTGGGAATCAGCATCATCCCCATTGAAG GTCAGAAGGGTCAATACATGTTGAGCACAGTAAGTGAGGGTCCTGCAAAGAAGGCAGGGGTGCGTAGCGGAGATAGACTGGTGTGGATCAACGGTGCCATGGTATCAACGCTCACCCATTCAGCTATCAGTAAAATG GTGAAGAAATGTAGCGTCCATGTGACCGTCCTCGTCATCGACAGAGAAAGTGAAGCGAGCTATGTCCGACGGAAACTGCCCATCTTGCCGATCATGGCCGGCTCTCACAACCTGCCACACAGACCCACAACGATGCATCTGGTCCAGGGGTCAGATGGATACGGCTTCTTATTACGTCAAGAGAGGTTGACATCAGGGGGGCCTATTG CTCACCTACTCCGTGAGGTGGATGTGGGGAGTCCGGCAGAAGAGGCTGGCATGCAGGATGGAGACTTGCTGCTGGCGGTCAATGGGCAGCCTTCGGAGTCCATGGAGCATGAGGATATTGTcaggacagtgaggaagagtGGCAACCGGGTTAGCCTCACCACCATGCCCATACACGGAAGAGACTTCTACACGCAG TTGGGTCTATCTCCCCTGCTATTCCATGAGGACAGTCTGCCAGAAGGGGAGGGGATGAGGAAGACACAGTCCCCTTGCACTGAGATTCAGGATGGGCTGAGTAAAAACGAGCATGGCTCACTTCCTTGTCCGAGACTCTGTGTCCTCGAGAGAGAAGAATCAGGCTTTGGGTTTAATCTGGGCTGTGTTCAACATGAGCCAGGAACTTTCATAGGCCAG GTGGTGGTAAAGGGCTCAGGACATAGGGCTGGGCTGTGGGAAGGGGATGTCGTTGTGGAGGTAAATGGCCAGAATGTAGAGAATGAGTACTTTGAGGACGTTGTGATGCTGATAAAGAAGAGCGAGTCGTCTTTGAAATTACTGGTTGTGGAGAGGTCAGGGTATGAGAGACTCAAACATAATGGGCTTCCAATCACTCCTGGGGTCATACTCCACAGCACTCAG GTTTTAGAGAAAACGAATGATGCTTTCTTGTGA